Within Halarchaeum grantii, the genomic segment CTGGCGGCCCATCGACCTCCGCACGGGCGTCCACTACGGGCAGGCCCTCCACCTCGACGACGGCACGACGCGCGAACTCCCCGTCGAGCGCGGGGAGGCTCAGACCGCCGCCATCGTCCGCGACACGCTGCAGGACGACGGCTCGACGCTCGTCTTCGTGAACTCGCGGCGGAACGCCGAGGGCGCGGCGAAACGCCTCGCGACCGTCGTCGCGAAGGAACTCACGAGCGGTCAGCGGGCCGAGCTCGCCGAGGTGGCCGAGGAGATCCGCGCGGACAGCGACACCGAGACCGCTGAGACGCTCGCGAGCGCCGTCGAGCGCGGCGCCGCCTTCCACCACGCCGGCCTCTCGCGCACCCAGCGCGAGCTCGTCGAGGAGGCCTTCAGGGACAGACTGGTGCGCACGGTCTGCGCGACGCCGACGCTCGCCGCCGGCGTGAACACGCCCGCGCGCCGCGTCGTCGTCCGCGACTGGCAGCGCTACGACGGCGATTCGGGAGGTATGAAGCCCCTCGACGTCCTCGAAGTCCACCAGATGTTCGGGCGCGCGGGCCGCCCCGGCCTCGACCCGTACGGCGAGGCGGTGCTCGTCACGGACGACCACGACGGCCTCGAAGCCCTCTTCGACCGGTATATCTACGCGGACCCGGAGCCCGTGCGCTCGAAGCTCGCCGCCGAGCCCGCGCTCCGCACGCACGTCCTCGCGACCGTCGCGACGCGCTTCGCGACCACGCGCGAGGAGCTCCTCGAGTTCCTCGACGGCACGCTCTACGCCGAGCAGACCGACGAGACGGGGCGCCTCGAACAGGTCACCGATGACGTGCTCGCCTACCTCGACGCGAACGAGTTCATCGAGCGCGACGATGGCCTCCGCGCGACGGAGACGGGCGAGCTCGTCTCCCGCCTCTACGTCGACCCGATGAGCGCCGCCGAGATCATCCACGGCCTCCGCGAGGCCGACGCCGAGACCACGCCCTTGGGCTTCTACCACCTCGTCTCGCGGACGCCCGACATGTACGAGCTCTACCTTCGGTCGGGCGACCGCGAGAAATACACCGAGCTCCTCTACGAGCGCGAGACCGAGATACCGGGGAGTACGCCCTCCGAGTTCTCCGAGGGCGAGTTCGAGGACTGGCTCTCCGCGCTGAAGACCGCGGCGCTCATGGAGGACTGGACGGAGGAGCTCGACGAGGACCGCATCGCCGAGCGCTACGGCGTCGGCCCCGGCGACATCCGCGGGAAGACGGAGACCGCCGAGTGGCTGTTGGGCGCGGCCGAGCGCCTCGCGGGCGAACTCGACCTCGACTGCACGACCGCGGTCCGGGACGCGCGCAAGCGCGTGGATTACGGCGTCCGCGAGGAGCTGTTGGACCTCGCGGGCGTGCGCGGCGTCGGGCGCAAGCGCGCGCGGCGGCTCTACCGGGCGGGCATCGAGGACCGCAGCGGACTGCGGAACGCCGAGAAGCCCGTGGTGCTCGGCGCGCTCCGCGGCCGGCGCAAGACCGCCGAGTCCGTGCTCGCGGCCGCCGGCCACCCCGACCCGGAGATGGACGACGTGGCGGCGGACCCGGACGCCGCACCCGACGAGGCCGAGACGACCGACGGGGGCGGAAACGCCGGCGGGGACGGGCAGGCGAGCCTCGGTGATTTCGAATGAGGCTCCTCGAAGGAGTGGCAGAGATCGACGACCTCGATTCGTTCGTCGCCGAGTTGGGGGCTATCGGCGACGCGAACGACTGCGCGGTGCAGGCGTTCGACGCGCGCTACGTCGCGGGCCGCGAGCACCTCGCGAGCGCGCTCGCGCACGCCGAGCGGGCGTTCGAGCGCGGCGAGAACGTCGCGCGCGAGCGTGCGGTCGAAGTCCTGCTCTACGCGGCGGGCCGCCGCCAGATCCGCCGCGCGCTCACGATGGGCGTCGAAGCGGGCGAAACGCCCGCCGTCGTGCTCGTCGCGGCCGACGCCGGTGTGCCCGACTCCGAGCGCGCGGAGGCCGCCGCCGCGAACGCCGTCGCCGAGCGCCTCGCACCCGGTGGCGGCTTCGACGCGCGCGACGACGAGCGCGTCCGCGCGTTCTTCGAGATCGGCGACGCGGAGCTGGCGGCGACCGACGCCGGACTGGAGGCGCTCGTCCGCGAGCGGGTCGCGCTCCTCGACGTCGAGAAGTGACGTGGTTCTGAAACGGGGTGAAGAACCACGGAGACGCGAGCGGTGAGCGACTGCGAACCGCGAGCAACCGTCCGAGAACCGCGAGGAATCACGGCGATGCGAGCGCGAGTGAGCGCGGTCGGTGTCTGCGCGAGCAAAGCGAGGTTCACCGCGCGGCTTCGCCGCGCGGGGTTTTTCACTCATATTTTTGCGGCGAGTGGGTCGCGTAGCGGCCCCGAATGGGAAAAAGATGGGCCGTTGCGTTCTTCCGGGCGGCGTCGATACAGCCGACCATGGGAGATCCGAGCGAGACCGCGTCCGAGCGCCAGCACGAGCGCGCAGAGCACGTCGAGAACATCATCGACGAGACCGTGCAAGGCCTCGAGTATCCGACGAACCCGAGCGAGATGAAGGCGGCATACAGCGACCGGGTGAGCGAGTTACCGAACGAGACGGAGACGCTCGGCGACGTCTTCGACCGCCTCGCGCCCGACGAGTACGACACGCCACAGGACGCCCGCGAGGCCGTCCTCGGCGAGCTCACGGGCGAGGCGGGCGAGGAGCGCGGCGACGCGAACGAGTACAACCCGGAGCGCGAGCTCGACGCGATGGAGGAGGCGGAGCGCGAGGACTGACGCGACGCCGAGTGACGCGAGGGTCGCGGAGACACGAGCGCTGAGCACAGCGAGGCGCGAGTTGTGCGGGCCTGAGCGAGCGAAGGCCCGCGGCGGGGGAGCCGTGAGGAGTCACCGTCGTGTCGCCGCACGGGGAGAGCCGGCTCGACGGTGTGGCCCGCCGCATGCGGTGGGTTTCCACCCGAAACGACGCCCGCGTGTGGCTGACAGTCGTCTGACGTTCCGGCGGCGACGCTCGCCCTCGCCAGTCGAGGCGGTCGCCGACACGTATTAGCCGCCGGCGGTGCTCGAATCGAGGAGATGGACGGCTCGCGCGACGACCGCACGCTCGCGTTCTACGACCGCTGGGCGTACCTCTACGGCCCGCTCGTACGCTCGATACCGGGTGTTTCGGGGGTTCGCGACGCAGCGGTCGACGCGCTCGATGTGGCGGCGGGCGACACGGTCGTCGACGTCGGCTGTGGGACGGGTGCGAACCTCGCGCGCCTCCGCGAGCACGTCGGCGAAACCGGGCGCGTCGTCGGTCTCGACGCGTCCCGGGGGATGCTCGCGCGCGCCCGGCGAGCGGGCGGGAACGCGGCGCTCGTTCGCGGGGACGCGACCCGCCCGCCGGTGGGAGGCGGCGTGGACGCGGTGTTCGCGTCGTTCGTCGTCGGCGTTCTCGACGACGCCGCGGCCGCCGTCCGCGCGTGGTGCGACCTGCTCGAGCCCGGTAACCGCCTCGTCCTCGTGGAGGCGACGA encodes:
- a CDS encoding class I SAM-dependent methyltransferase: MDGSRDDRTLAFYDRWAYLYGPLVRSIPGVSGVRDAAVDALDVAAGDTVVDVGCGTGANLARLREHVGETGRVVGLDASRGMLARARRAGGNAALVRGDATRPPVGGGVDAVFASFVVGVLDDAAAAVRAWCDLLEPGNRLVLVEATTSAHPAGRLANPLFRAFVRAGAPGTPAGAARTLDATVERAHAAARERATRCDERRLFGGFCSVFVAEV
- the cgi121 gene encoding KEOPS complex subunit Cgi121, with amino-acid sequence MRLLEGVAEIDDLDSFVAELGAIGDANDCAVQAFDARYVAGREHLASALAHAERAFERGENVARERAVEVLLYAAGRRQIRRALTMGVEAGETPAVVLVAADAGVPDSERAEAAAANAVAERLAPGGGFDARDDERVRAFFEIGDAELAATDAGLEALVRERVALLDVEK
- a CDS encoding ATP-dependent DNA helicase; translated protein: MQPTDLTGLPDGVPEHLAEQGIEELYPPQAEAVEKGVTDGESLVASVPTASGKTLIAELAMLAAIERGGKALYIVPLRALAGEKAREFEQFERYGLSVGVSTGNYQSDGERLANNDLIVATSEKVDSLVRNGARWVDDLACVVADEVHLVDDAHRGPTLEVTLAKLRARVPDLQTVALSATVGNADELAAWLDAELVDSDWRPIDLRTGVHYGQALHLDDGTTRELPVERGEAQTAAIVRDTLQDDGSTLVFVNSRRNAEGAAKRLATVVAKELTSGQRAELAEVAEEIRADSDTETAETLASAVERGAAFHHAGLSRTQRELVEEAFRDRLVRTVCATPTLAAGVNTPARRVVVRDWQRYDGDSGGMKPLDVLEVHQMFGRAGRPGLDPYGEAVLVTDDHDGLEALFDRYIYADPEPVRSKLAAEPALRTHVLATVATRFATTREELLEFLDGTLYAEQTDETGRLEQVTDDVLAYLDANEFIERDDGLRATETGELVSRLYVDPMSAAEIIHGLREADAETTPLGFYHLVSRTPDMYELYLRSGDREKYTELLYERETEIPGSTPSEFSEGEFEDWLSALKTAALMEDWTEELDEDRIAERYGVGPGDIRGKTETAEWLLGAAERLAGELDLDCTTAVRDARKRVDYGVREELLDLAGVRGVGRKRARRLYRAGIEDRSGLRNAEKPVVLGALRGRRKTAESVLAAAGHPDPEMDDVAADPDAAPDEAETTDGGGNAGGDGQASLGDFE